One window of Gloeothece citriformis PCC 7424 genomic DNA carries:
- a CDS encoding cryptochrome/photolyase family protein — MTIGIWILGDQLSKNQAALISCGDNYQQTPVILIESSNYVEQRPYHQQKLVLVWSAMRHFAEELQQEGWPVNYQITDDFATPLNHWIKQEKITQLRVMTPSDRSFLKIIDRLDLNCEIKLIPNNHFLWSTEEFNTWAKSRKRLLMEDFYREGRKRFNILMEGNQPVSGQWNLDKQNRKPPKTNLKPPEPLWFEPDEITQDVINKVKNLQLPTYGKIEPFLWGVTRQDALKVLDYFITTRLATFGPFQDAMVTGEETMWHSLISPYLNLGLLEPKEVIEAVEKRYNEEDLPLNSIEGFIRQVLGWREYMQGIYHHVDENYPQNNWFNHNEPLPKFYWDSSQTDMNCLQQILQQVEQTGYAHHIQRLMVLNNFALIAGISPQEIEDWFHAAFIDAHDWVMQTNVIGMGQFADGGILASKPYAASANYIDKMSDYCGKCKYNQRDRFSEQACPFNVFYWDFLARHYDQLKTQGRMNLILANLKRLSQSQLNTIRSLAQHWREKLKENSQ; from the coding sequence ATGACAATTGGGATTTGGATTTTAGGGGATCAACTGTCAAAAAATCAAGCCGCCTTAATCAGTTGTGGCGACAATTATCAACAAACTCCAGTAATTTTAATCGAATCTAGTAACTATGTTGAGCAGCGCCCCTATCATCAACAAAAATTAGTCTTAGTTTGGTCAGCTATGCGACATTTTGCCGAGGAGTTACAACAGGAAGGATGGCCAGTGAATTATCAAATTACTGATGATTTTGCTACGCCTCTAAACCATTGGATTAAACAAGAAAAAATTACTCAATTAAGGGTAATGACTCCTAGTGATCGTTCTTTTCTCAAAATTATCGATCGTCTTGATTTAAACTGTGAAATTAAGTTGATTCCTAACAATCATTTTTTATGGTCAACCGAAGAATTTAACACCTGGGCGAAATCTCGTAAACGTTTATTAATGGAAGATTTTTATCGAGAAGGACGCAAACGGTTTAATATTTTGATGGAAGGAAATCAACCGGTTAGTGGCCAATGGAATCTAGATAAACAAAATCGTAAACCCCCTAAAACTAATCTGAAACCCCCTGAACCGTTGTGGTTTGAACCAGATGAAATCACTCAAGATGTCATTAATAAAGTTAAAAATCTTCAGTTACCGACTTATGGAAAAATAGAGCCTTTTCTCTGGGGTGTTACCCGACAAGACGCTTTAAAAGTATTAGACTATTTTATCACAACTCGACTGGCTACTTTTGGCCCTTTTCAAGATGCAATGGTTACAGGAGAGGAAACGATGTGGCATAGTTTAATCTCTCCTTATTTAAATTTGGGACTTTTAGAACCCAAAGAAGTTATCGAGGCAGTTGAAAAGAGGTATAATGAGGAAGATTTACCCTTAAATAGTATAGAAGGATTTATCCGTCAGGTGTTGGGTTGGCGGGAATATATGCAAGGAATTTATCATCATGTCGATGAAAATTATCCCCAAAATAACTGGTTTAATCATAACGAACCGTTACCTAAATTTTATTGGGATAGTTCCCAAACAGATATGAACTGTTTACAGCAAATTCTGCAACAGGTAGAACAAACCGGATATGCTCATCATATTCAACGGTTAATGGTTTTAAATAATTTTGCTCTCATTGCCGGAATTTCTCCCCAAGAAATTGAGGACTGGTTTCATGCCGCTTTTATTGATGCTCATGATTGGGTGATGCAAACGAATGTGATTGGGATGGGACAATTTGCCGATGGGGGAATTCTGGCCTCTAAACCTTATGCCGCTTCAGCTAATTATATTGATAAAATGAGCGATTATTGTGGTAAATGTAAGTATAATCAGCGCGATCGCTTCAGTGAACAAGCTTGTCCTTTTAACGTTTTTTACTGGGATTTTTTAGCACGTCATTATGACCAACTGAAAACCCAAGGACGTATGAATTTAATTTTAGCTAATCTTAAACGACTCTCACAGAGTCAATTAAATACAATTCGCTCCCTCGCTCAACATTGGCGAGAAAAACTTAAAGAAAATTCTCAATAA
- a CDS encoding ABC transporter ATP-binding protein, whose translation MVNRRLKLLWGYLVPHWRLLVAGIVALLIVNALGVYIPLLIRDSIDDLQTAFSFDKVWRYVILILLLSSFMWVIRMLSRIWIFGIGRQVEFDIKQRIFQHLLTLEPSYFATHSSGDLINRATSDVDNIRRLVGFAVLSIINTIFAYVLTLPAMFAIHIPLSLLAIGVYPVMLIAVQLFSDRLRTQQLEVQEELSNISELIQEDMSGMALIKIYAQEENERRAFQFLNQRLLKANLGLARTRTLLFPIIESLSYISLLILLAFGARIITQGVITIGDFVALIILVERLVFPTALLGFTITSYQRGEVSIDRVESIFQVDPKIKDYPNSISLPVQQVKGEVTARNLFYTYPGTTTPALNNINFTIYPGETVAIVGPIGCGKSTLANTIPRLLDIQEGQLFLDGHDITKIRLGDLRAAIAYVPQDSFLFSTTIRNNIRYGDPLEEQPEVEYVAKQAQIHPEILNFPQQYDTLVGERGITLSGGQRQRTSLARALLVDAPVLILDDALSSVDNQTATLILNNLSTEGGKTVIFISHQLSAAATADRLLVMDRGKIVQMGTHQELIQQPGLYQSLWQQHQLEEVFT comes from the coding sequence ATGGTCAACCGACGACTTAAACTACTCTGGGGCTATTTAGTTCCTCACTGGCGACTACTGGTAGCCGGTATCGTGGCTTTATTGATTGTAAACGCTTTGGGGGTATATATTCCCCTGCTAATCCGAGATAGCATCGATGACTTACAAACAGCCTTTAGTTTTGATAAAGTTTGGCGTTATGTCATCCTAATTTTACTCCTTTCTTCTTTTATGTGGGTGATTCGGATGTTATCCCGAATTTGGATCTTTGGGATAGGCCGTCAGGTAGAATTTGATATTAAACAAAGGATTTTTCAACATTTACTGACCCTTGAACCATCTTACTTTGCTACTCACTCCTCCGGCGATCTAATTAACCGAGCTACCAGTGATGTCGATAATATTCGTCGTTTAGTGGGATTTGCCGTCTTAAGTATCATTAATACTATTTTCGCCTATGTTTTGACTTTACCGGCCATGTTTGCCATTCATATCCCTCTAAGCTTACTAGCGATCGGGGTTTATCCGGTGATGTTAATTGCGGTACAGCTATTTAGTGACCGTTTGCGGACTCAACAGCTAGAAGTACAAGAAGAACTCTCTAATATTAGTGAGTTGATCCAAGAAGATATGAGCGGGATGGCATTAATTAAAATTTATGCTCAAGAGGAGAATGAACGCCGGGCTTTTCAATTTCTCAATCAACGTTTATTAAAAGCGAATCTCGGTTTAGCTCGAACTCGAACTCTGTTATTCCCCATAATAGAATCTTTATCCTACATTAGTCTATTAATTTTACTCGCTTTTGGAGCAAGAATAATCACTCAGGGAGTCATTACGATCGGGGATTTTGTGGCTTTAATTATTTTAGTCGAGCGTCTGGTTTTTCCCACTGCTTTATTAGGATTTACGATTACCTCTTATCAACGGGGAGAAGTCAGTATTGATCGGGTAGAATCGATTTTTCAAGTTGATCCCAAGATTAAAGATTATCCTAACAGTATTTCTCTCCCAGTACAACAGGTTAAAGGAGAAGTTACCGCGCGAAATTTATTTTATACTTATCCTGGCACAACTACCCCGGCTCTTAATAACATTAACTTTACGATTTATCCCGGAGAAACTGTGGCTATTGTCGGGCCGATCGGATGTGGTAAATCCACTTTAGCTAATACTATCCCTCGTTTATTAGATATTCAAGAGGGACAATTATTTTTAGATGGTCATGATATTACTAAAATTCGTTTAGGGGATCTTCGAGCAGCGATCGCTTATGTTCCTCAAGATAGTTTTCTGTTTAGTACCACCATCCGAAATAATATTCGTTATGGCGATCCTCTCGAAGAACAACCCGAAGTAGAATACGTGGCTAAACAGGCACAAATTCATCCGGAAATTCTCAATTTTCCCCAGCAATATGACACTTTAGTCGGGGAAAGAGGAATTACTTTATCGGGGGGACAACGTCAACGCACGTCTTTAGCTAGGGCTTTATTAGTGGACGCACCGGTGTTAATTTTAGATGATGCCTTGAGTAGTGTGGATAATCAAACCGCTACCCTAATTTTAAATAATTTATCAACAGAAGGAGGGAAAACAGTTATCTTTATTTCTCATCAATTATCGGCGGCTGCAACTGCCGATCGTCTTTTAGTTATGGATCGAGGAAAAATTGTTCAAATGGGCACTCATCAAGAACTCATACAACAACCGGGATTATATCAATCTTTGTGGCAACAACATCAATTAGAAGAAGTTTTCACTTAA
- a CDS encoding CsbD family protein — MSTENRIDATLKNIEGKAQEAWGEVTGDPKDKAEGKAKQAQAQVQHSVENVKDEMKRAID; from the coding sequence ATGAGTACCGAAAATAGAATTGATGCAACTTTAAAAAATATTGAAGGAAAAGCTCAAGAAGCTTGGGGTGAAGTGACTGGCGATCCTAAAGATAAAGCGGAAGGAAAAGCTAAACAAGCTCAAGCTCAAGTTCAACATTCTGTAGAAAATGTCAAAGATGAGATGAAACGGGCAATTGATTAA